From Streptomyces sp. Edi4, one genomic window encodes:
- a CDS encoding L,D-transpeptidase family protein, translating into MRRNHRTTLIAQTLTATAVIAAAVGCGPQSAGAGAKAPAAPGAPSAPSTAPSTPAPPAASASAATDDKPATPAGAVAEPAAEPTAKAAAKPAAKADPEPAPKVLMANGSKGAQVKELQARLAQIGWFDDTPTGTYGAATTAAVKGFQGKRGLPATGSTDSVTWAKLLGMTTEPTAGELAGRAVNKPAVKLDPRCLTGHAICISKTSRTLSWVVDGTVRSTMDVRFGSQYTPTREGVFKVFEKSRDHVSTIYHTAMPYAMFFSGGQAVHYSSDFAARGYNGASHGCVNVRDKAKVAALFDQVNIGDKVVVYW; encoded by the coding sequence ATGCGCCGGAACCACCGCACCACTCTCATAGCCCAAACCCTCACCGCGACCGCCGTCATCGCGGCGGCCGTGGGATGCGGTCCACAGAGCGCCGGGGCCGGCGCGAAAGCTCCGGCCGCCCCGGGCGCACCCTCGGCGCCGTCCACCGCGCCGTCCACACCCGCGCCACCGGCCGCGTCCGCGTCGGCGGCCACCGACGACAAACCCGCGACTCCGGCCGGGGCCGTCGCCGAACCGGCGGCGGAGCCGACGGCCAAAGCGGCGGCCAAACCGGCGGCCAAGGCCGACCCCGAGCCCGCGCCCAAGGTCTTGATGGCGAACGGCTCCAAGGGCGCCCAGGTCAAGGAGCTCCAGGCCCGGCTCGCCCAGATCGGCTGGTTCGACGACACCCCGACGGGCACATACGGCGCGGCGACCACCGCCGCCGTCAAGGGCTTCCAGGGCAAACGCGGGCTCCCGGCGACGGGCAGCACGGACAGCGTGACCTGGGCCAAGCTGCTCGGCATGACGACCGAGCCGACGGCCGGGGAGCTGGCGGGCCGCGCGGTCAACAAGCCGGCCGTCAAGCTCGACCCGCGCTGCCTGACGGGCCACGCGATCTGCATCAGCAAGACGAGCCGCACCCTGTCCTGGGTGGTCGACGGCACGGTGCGCTCGACGATGGACGTGCGTTTCGGCTCGCAGTACACGCCGACCCGCGAGGGCGTCTTCAAGGTCTTCGAGAAGAGCCGTGACCACGTCTCGACGATCTACCACACGGCCATGCCGTACGCGATGTTCTTCAGCGGCGGCCAGGCCGTGCACTACTCGTCCGACTTCGCCGCCCGTGGCTACAACGGCGCCTCCCACGGCTGCGTCAACGTCCGGGACAAGGCGAAGGTCGCGGCGCTGTTCGACCAGGTGAACATCGGCGACAAGGTCGTCGTGTACTGGTAG
- a CDS encoding succinate dehydrogenase iron-sulfur subunit — protein sequence MATPTMDKPAAAGAPEPGFADSPYITVTFRIRRFNPEISEEATWEDFQLEIDPKERVLDGLHKIKWELDGSLTFRRSCAHGICGSDAMRINGKNRLACKTLIKDINPSKPITIEAIKGLTVQKDLVVDMEPFFQAYRDVMPFLITKGNEPTRERLQSPEDRERFDDTTKCILCAACTSSCPVFWNDGQYFGPAAIVNAHRFIFDSRDEAGEQRLEILNDKDGVWRCRTTFNCTDACPRGIEVTKAIQEVKRALITRRF from the coding sequence ATGGCAACCCCGACGATGGACAAGCCCGCCGCGGCCGGCGCGCCCGAGCCCGGCTTCGCCGACTCGCCGTACATCACGGTCACCTTCCGCATCCGTCGCTTCAACCCGGAGATCTCCGAGGAAGCGACGTGGGAGGACTTCCAGCTGGAGATCGACCCGAAGGAGCGCGTGCTCGACGGTCTCCACAAGATCAAGTGGGAGCTGGACGGTTCGCTGACCTTCCGTCGCTCGTGCGCCCACGGCATCTGCGGTTCCGACGCCATGCGCATCAACGGCAAGAACCGGCTCGCCTGCAAGACGCTGATCAAGGACATCAACCCCTCCAAGCCCATCACCATCGAGGCCATCAAGGGCCTCACGGTCCAGAAGGACCTGGTCGTGGACATGGAGCCGTTCTTCCAGGCGTACCGCGACGTGATGCCCTTCCTCATCACGAAGGGCAACGAGCCGACGCGCGAGCGTCTTCAGTCCCCCGAGGACCGCGAGCGCTTCGACGACACCACCAAGTGCATCCTGTGCGCGGCGTGCACGTCGTCCTGCCCGGTGTTCTGGAACGACGGGCAGTACTTCGGCCCGGCCGCGATCGTGAACGCGCACCGCTTCATCTTCGACAGCCGTGACGAGGCGGGCGAGCAGCGCCTGGAGATCCTGAACGACAAGGACGGCGTGTGGCGTTGCCGCACCACGTTCAACTGCACCGACGCGTGCCCGCGTGGCATCGAGGTCACCAAGGCCATCCAGGAAGTCAAGCGCGCTCTGATCACGCGCCGCTTCTGA
- a CDS encoding 2-oxo-4-hydroxy-4-carboxy-5-ureidoimidazoline decarboxylase, with translation MPHQVRGTSVPPAPQRPGGLDRFNHAAPGAAETALLACCASRRWALRIAAHRPYPDLDSLLAAADEASYDLSAADLAEALADEVSPCLHDSAPQAAQTALAAAHAAYESSFRHAFVICLDGVEAAEQLDRVLTGIRVRMNNEPDEERSIAADELRRLARARLAHLVASHPEPGTASTAHRVL, from the coding sequence ATACCGCATCAGGTCCGTGGCACATCCGTTCCGCCGGCCCCGCAGCGCCCCGGCGGGCTCGACCGGTTCAACCACGCGGCACCCGGCGCCGCCGAGACCGCGCTGCTCGCCTGCTGCGCCAGCCGCCGCTGGGCCCTGCGGATCGCCGCCCACCGCCCCTACCCCGACCTGGACTCCCTGCTCGCCGCCGCCGACGAGGCCAGCTACGACCTGAGCGCGGCCGACCTCGCCGAGGCCCTGGCCGACGAGGTCTCGCCCTGCCTGCACGACAGCGCCCCGCAGGCCGCCCAGACGGCGCTCGCCGCGGCGCACGCCGCGTACGAGAGCAGCTTCCGGCACGCCTTCGTGATCTGCCTGGACGGCGTCGAGGCGGCCGAACAGCTGGACCGGGTGCTGACCGGGATCCGGGTCCGGATGAACAACGAACCGGACGAGGAGCGCTCGATCGCCGCCGACGAGCTGCGCCGCCTCGCGCGGGCCCGGCTCGCCCATCTCGTGGCATCCCATCCCGAACCCGGCACGGCGAGCACGGCCCACCGCGTCCTTTAG
- a CDS encoding acyltransferase: MAAPVSRLRALDGLRLIAALMVALYHYGGRSGDISRGWGASPKKLFPDAHEWFSYGCLGVQIFFVISGFVICMSGWGRPLRSFFASRVSRLYPAYWAALIIVTAVFALPWVVYRTVTPSEFVVNLTMLQMPVGVHRVLGVCWTLWAELRFYTLFALCVVLPGATRRRVVLFCAGWTLAAALTSTAKQPFLDAVFMPEYASFFIGGMGLYLLHRNRRDVTAWGIVAVSWAIGQHWAVAGLWHKPNPAAFSNRHVWVIVAIVTLGFLLVGAIALGHLRWANWRWLTVAGALTYPFYLVHEHLGWVVVGVLHRELHVPAPATFALTIAAMLLLAWLLNRYVERWATPLLRRALTVRPATPRPVTPRTVTPR, translated from the coding sequence GTGGCGGCCCCGGTCTCGCGGCTTCGCGCGCTCGACGGACTGCGACTGATCGCGGCCCTGATGGTCGCGCTCTACCACTACGGCGGCCGCTCGGGCGACATCAGCAGGGGCTGGGGCGCCTCCCCCAAGAAGCTGTTCCCGGACGCCCACGAGTGGTTCTCCTACGGCTGCCTCGGGGTGCAGATCTTCTTCGTCATCAGCGGCTTCGTCATCTGCATGAGCGGCTGGGGCCGCCCGCTGCGCTCCTTCTTCGCCTCCCGCGTCTCGCGGCTCTACCCGGCGTACTGGGCGGCGCTGATCATCGTCACGGCGGTGTTCGCGCTGCCCTGGGTGGTCTACAGGACGGTCACGCCCAGCGAGTTCGTGGTGAACCTGACCATGCTCCAGATGCCGGTCGGCGTGCACCGGGTGCTCGGGGTGTGCTGGACGCTCTGGGCCGAGCTGCGTTTCTACACGCTGTTCGCGCTGTGTGTCGTACTGCCCGGCGCGACCCGGCGCCGCGTGGTGCTGTTCTGCGCGGGCTGGACGCTGGCGGCCGCGCTCACCTCGACGGCCAAACAGCCTTTCCTGGACGCGGTGTTCATGCCCGAGTACGCGTCCTTCTTCATCGGCGGCATGGGCCTGTACCTGCTGCACCGCAACCGGCGGGACGTGACCGCCTGGGGCATCGTCGCCGTCAGCTGGGCCATCGGCCAGCACTGGGCGGTCGCGGGCCTGTGGCACAAGCCGAACCCGGCGGCCTTCTCCAACCGGCACGTGTGGGTGATCGTCGCGATCGTCACGCTCGGCTTCCTGCTCGTCGGCGCGATCGCGCTGGGCCACCTGCGCTGGGCGAACTGGCGCTGGCTCACCGTGGCGGGCGCCCTCACCTACCCGTTCTACCTGGTGCACGAGCACCTGGGCTGGGTGGTGGTCGGCGTGCTCCACCGCGAGCTGCACGTCCCCGCGCCTGCCACCTTCGCCCTGACCATCGCGGCGATGCTGCTCCTCGCCTGGCTGCTCAACCGCTATGTGGAGCGCTGGGCCACGCCGTTGCTGCGCCGGGCGCTGACAGTCCGGCCCGCCACACCCCGGCCCGTCACACCCCGGACCGTCACACCCCGCTGA
- a CDS encoding glycoside hydrolase family 20 protein — MLALIVAVWPDDDTQGGHGGPIDSGSLASALPTPSIYPISSPPRTIPSVREHRAARGPGFRPGGSSRVIVAVGSESLADEGKLFAQELGAAYALGGQPRAGDIELSLSPPPAGQQVVPESYTLTTHDRRAWITGADDAGVFYGTRTLKQALKGGGVMPEGVVKDRPDKPQRGLNLDIARKPYTETWIEGQLRQMADLKMNQLGLHFSDDQAFRIESESHPEIVSRDHLSKRDVQRIVSLATKLHITVVPEIDSPGHLGAVIAAHPDLQLRDKDGRAVKGAIDIANPASARIVDDLLREYADLFPGPYWHLGGDEYQALVVRAPATPETTYPGLAAAARDKYGPKADIKDLATGWLNDRAETLRSADAGLTFKAWNDGFFPDGQVAADQGREVEYWTGKENGARPPEDFLAEGRRMVNLNDEYLYYVLGEPNTFKYPTGKRIYEEWTPLVLRGTKPVDAKYAGQILGGRFAVWGDIPGAQTEEQVARGIRMPLRATAQKLWDTRPPAMAWEEFKSLADRLG; from the coding sequence ATGCTGGCCCTGATCGTCGCGGTCTGGCCGGACGACGACACCCAGGGCGGCCACGGCGGGCCCATCGACAGCGGAAGCCTCGCGTCGGCGCTGCCCACGCCCTCGATCTACCCGATCTCCTCCCCGCCCCGCACGATCCCCTCGGTGCGCGAGCACCGCGCCGCCCGGGGCCCCGGCTTCCGGCCGGGCGGCTCGTCCCGGGTCATCGTGGCCGTCGGCAGTGAAAGCCTCGCCGACGAGGGAAAGCTGTTCGCGCAGGAGCTGGGCGCCGCATACGCGCTGGGCGGGCAGCCCCGCGCGGGGGACATCGAGCTCTCCCTGAGCCCGCCGCCCGCCGGCCAGCAGGTGGTCCCCGAGTCGTACACACTCACCACCCACGACCGCCGGGCCTGGATCACGGGCGCCGACGACGCGGGGGTCTTCTACGGCACCCGCACCCTCAAGCAGGCGCTCAAGGGCGGCGGCGTGATGCCCGAGGGCGTCGTCAAGGACCGGCCCGACAAGCCGCAGCGCGGCCTCAACCTCGACATCGCGCGCAAGCCGTACACCGAGACCTGGATCGAGGGCCAGCTGCGGCAGATGGCCGATCTGAAGATGAACCAGCTCGGGCTGCACTTCTCCGACGACCAGGCCTTCCGGATCGAATCCGAGAGCCACCCCGAGATCGTCTCGCGCGACCACCTCAGCAAGCGCGACGTCCAGCGGATCGTGTCGCTCGCCACCAAGCTGCACATCACGGTGGTCCCCGAGATCGACTCGCCGGGCCACCTGGGCGCGGTGATCGCCGCCCACCCCGACCTCCAGCTGCGTGACAAGGACGGCAGGGCGGTCAAGGGCGCCATCGACATCGCCAACCCCGCGTCCGCGCGCATCGTCGACGACCTGCTGCGGGAGTACGCCGATCTCTTCCCCGGGCCGTACTGGCATCTGGGCGGTGACGAGTACCAGGCGCTGGTGGTGCGGGCCCCGGCCACTCCCGAAACCACCTATCCGGGTCTCGCGGCCGCGGCCCGTGACAAGTACGGGCCGAAGGCGGACATCAAGGACCTGGCGACGGGCTGGCTCAACGACCGCGCCGAGACCCTGCGGTCGGCCGACGCGGGGCTCACCTTCAAGGCGTGGAACGACGGCTTCTTCCCCGACGGCCAGGTGGCCGCGGACCAGGGCCGCGAGGTGGAGTACTGGACGGGCAAGGAGAACGGGGCGCGCCCGCCCGAGGACTTCCTCGCCGAGGGCCGCCGGATGGTCAACCTCAACGACGAGTACCTGTACTACGTGCTCGGTGAGCCCAACACGTTCAAGTACCCCACGGGCAAGCGGATCTACGAGGAGTGGACCCCGCTGGTCCTGCGCGGGACCAAGCCGGTGGACGCCAAGTACGCGGGCCAGATCCTGGGCGGCCGCTTCGCGGTCTGGGGCGACATCCCCGGCGCCCAGACCGAGGAACAGGTGGCGCGCGGCATCCGGATGCCGCTGCGCGCGACGGCCCAGAAGCTCTGGGACACCCGCCCGCCGGCCATGGCCTGGGAGGAATTCAAGTCCCTCGCGGACCGACTGGGCTGA
- a CDS encoding succinate dehydrogenase hydrophobic membrane anchor subunit → MSAETSSAAIGEVEGASLYDAEHPAPLIEAPRQRTRKTPKSTRTNFELYGWMFMRLSGIVLVVLVLGHLLIQLVLDGGVTKIGFAFVAGRWASPFWQVWDLAMLWLAMLHGANGLRTVINDYAQRDNTRFWLKMLLYTATVFTVLLGTLVIFTFDPNMR, encoded by the coding sequence ATGTCTGCCGAAACCTCTTCCGCCGCGATCGGTGAAGTCGAGGGCGCGAGCCTGTACGACGCCGAGCACCCGGCCCCGCTCATCGAGGCCCCGCGCCAGCGCACCAGGAAGACCCCGAAGTCGACCCGTACGAACTTCGAGCTGTACGGCTGGATGTTCATGCGGCTGTCCGGCATCGTGCTGGTCGTCCTGGTCCTTGGCCACCTGCTGATCCAGCTCGTCCTCGACGGCGGCGTCACCAAGATCGGCTTCGCGTTCGTCGCGGGCCGCTGGGCGTCCCCGTTCTGGCAGGTGTGGGACCTCGCCATGCTGTGGCTGGCCATGCTGCACGGCGCCAACGGCCTGCGCACCGTCATCAACGACTACGCGCAGCGGGACAACACCCGCTTCTGGCTGAAGATGCTGCTCTACACCGCCACGGTGTTCACCGTCCTGCTGGGCACGCTGGTGATCTTCACCTTCGACCCGAACATGCGCTAG
- the sdhA gene encoding succinate dehydrogenase flavoprotein subunit: MKIHKYDTVIVGAGGAGMRAAIESTKRSRTAVLTKLYPTRSHTGAAQGGMAAALANVEEDNWEWHTFDTIKGGDYLVDQDAAEILAKEAIDAVLDLEKMGLPFGRTPKGEIDQRRFGGHSRNHGEAPVRRACYSGDRTGHMILQTLYQNCIKEGVEFFNEFYVLDQLLVEEDGVKKSAGVVAYELATGEIHVFQSKSVIYASGGTGKFFKVTSNAHTLTGDGQAACYRRGLPLEDMEFFQFHPTGIWRMGILLTEGARGEGGILRNKDGERFMEKYAPVMKDLASRDVVSRSIYTEIREGRGCGPEGDHVYLDLTHLPPEQLDAKLPDITEFARTYLGIEPYTDPIPIQPTAHYAMGGIPTNVQGEVLSDNTTVVPGLYAAGEVACVSVHGANRLGTNSLLDINVFGKRAGIAAAEYAHTADFAELPENPAAMVEAQVANLLSATGTERVAVIRKELQETMDANVMVFRTEQTIKTAVEKIAELRERYKNVSVQDKGKRFNTDLLEAIELGNLLDLAEVMAVSALARKESRGGHYREDYPNRDDVNFMRHTMAYREVADGGKDSIRLDYKPVVQTRYQPMERKY; encoded by the coding sequence ATGAAGATCCACAAGTACGACACCGTCATCGTCGGCGCCGGCGGCGCCGGTATGCGCGCGGCCATCGAGTCGACCAAGCGCAGCCGCACCGCGGTGCTGACCAAGCTCTACCCCACCCGCTCCCACACGGGCGCGGCGCAGGGCGGCATGGCCGCCGCGCTCGCCAACGTGGAGGAGGACAACTGGGAGTGGCACACCTTCGACACGATCAAGGGCGGCGACTACCTGGTCGACCAGGACGCCGCCGAGATCCTGGCGAAGGAGGCCATCGACGCCGTCCTCGACCTGGAGAAGATGGGCCTGCCCTTCGGCCGTACGCCCAAGGGTGAGATCGACCAGCGCCGGTTCGGCGGTCACTCCCGCAACCACGGCGAGGCCCCGGTCCGCCGTGCCTGCTACTCGGGCGACCGCACCGGCCACATGATCCTCCAGACCCTCTACCAGAACTGCATCAAGGAGGGCGTGGAGTTCTTCAACGAGTTCTACGTCCTCGATCAGCTCCTGGTCGAGGAGGACGGCGTCAAGAAGTCCGCCGGCGTCGTCGCCTACGAGCTGGCGACCGGCGAGATCCACGTCTTCCAGTCGAAGTCGGTCATCTACGCCTCCGGCGGCACCGGCAAGTTCTTCAAGGTGACGTCCAACGCCCACACCCTGACCGGTGACGGCCAGGCCGCGTGCTACCGCCGCGGGCTGCCCCTGGAGGACATGGAGTTCTTCCAGTTCCACCCGACGGGCATCTGGCGCATGGGCATCCTGCTCACGGAGGGCGCCCGCGGTGAGGGCGGCATCCTGCGCAACAAGGACGGCGAGCGCTTCATGGAGAAGTACGCGCCGGTCATGAAGGACCTCGCGTCCCGTGACGTCGTCTCGCGCTCCATCTACACCGAGATCCGTGAGGGCCGCGGCTGCGGTCCCGAGGGCGACCACGTCTACCTCGACCTCACGCACCTGCCGCCGGAGCAGCTGGACGCCAAGCTCCCGGACATCACCGAGTTCGCGCGCACCTACCTGGGCATCGAGCCGTACACGGACCCGATCCCGATCCAGCCCACCGCGCACTACGCCATGGGCGGCATCCCGACCAACGTCCAGGGTGAGGTCCTCAGCGACAACACCACGGTCGTGCCGGGTCTGTACGCGGCCGGCGAGGTCGCCTGTGTCTCCGTGCACGGCGCCAACCGTCTGGGCACCAACTCGCTCCTGGACATCAACGTGTTCGGCAAGCGCGCGGGCATCGCCGCCGCCGAGTACGCGCACACCGCGGACTTCGCCGAGCTTCCGGAGAACCCGGCGGCCATGGTCGAGGCCCAGGTCGCGAACCTGCTGTCGGCGACCGGCACCGAGCGCGTCGCGGTCATCCGCAAGGAGCTCCAGGAGACCATGGACGCCAACGTCATGGTCTTCCGCACCGAGCAGACGATCAAGACGGCGGTCGAGAAGATCGCCGAGCTGCGCGAGCGCTACAAGAACGTGTCCGTCCAGGACAAGGGCAAGCGGTTCAACACCGACCTCCTGGAGGCCATCGAGCTGGGCAACCTGCTCGACCTGGCCGAGGTCATGGCCGTCTCCGCCCTGGCGCGCAAGGAGTCCCGCGGCGGTCACTACCGCGAGGACTACCCCAACCGCGACGACGTCAACTTCATGCGCCACACCATGGCGTACCGCGAGGTCGCGGACGGCGGCAAGGACTCGATCCGACTCGACTACAAGCCCGTCGTCCAGACCCGCTACCAGCCGATGGAGCGTAAGTACTGA
- the leuE gene encoding leucine efflux protein LeuE: MLGVTDLPTYLAGVALIVLLPGPNSLYVLSVAARRGVRTGYAAAAGVFTGDTVLMTLSALGAASLLQTTPLLFAAVKYAGAGYLSWLALGMLRQAVAMWRSRHDKAQESAAPAQDAAGAAGERPYRRALMLSLFNPKAILFMISFFVQFVSPDYAYPALSFLVLGALLQLGSFLYLSTLIFSGTRLAAAFRRRKRLSAGAASAAGALFLGFAVKLSLSGV; encoded by the coding sequence ATGCTGGGTGTGACCGATCTTCCGACCTATCTCGCCGGCGTGGCGCTGATCGTCCTGCTGCCGGGGCCGAACTCGCTGTACGTGCTGTCCGTCGCCGCCCGGCGCGGGGTGCGGACGGGGTACGCGGCCGCCGCCGGGGTGTTCACCGGCGACACGGTGCTGATGACGCTGTCCGCGCTGGGCGCGGCCTCGCTGCTCCAGACGACGCCGCTGCTGTTCGCCGCCGTCAAGTACGCGGGCGCGGGCTATCTGAGCTGGCTGGCGCTCGGCATGCTGCGTCAGGCGGTGGCGATGTGGCGCTCACGGCACGACAAGGCGCAGGAGTCCGCTGCCCCCGCGCAGGACGCGGCGGGCGCGGCGGGTGAGCGCCCCTACCGGCGGGCGCTGATGCTGAGCCTGTTCAACCCGAAGGCGATCCTGTTCATGATCTCCTTCTTCGTACAGTTCGTGTCGCCCGACTACGCCTACCCCGCCCTGTCGTTCCTGGTGCTCGGCGCGCTGCTCCAGCTCGGCAGCTTCCTGTATCTGTCGACGCTCATATTCAGCGGCACCCGCCTCGCGGCCGCGTTCCGCCGCCGCAAGCGGCTCTCGGCGGGCGCGGCGTCGGCGGCGGGCGCGCTCTTCCTCGGTTTCGCGGTGAAGCTGTCCCTCAGCGGGGTGTGA
- a CDS encoding RNA polymerase sigma factor: MLGDDAELTAAVLRAQDGDEEAFRTVYRAVHPRLLGYIRTLVGEPDTEDVASEAWLQIARDLDRFEGDADRFRGWAARIARNRALDHIRMRGRRPAGGGDESELANRPAESDTADEAMEALGTGRTMALIAQLPQDQAEAVVLRVVVGLDAKSAALTLGKRPGAVRTAAHRGLKRLAELLGADGPPGDVAQDAEELGAVPSQRAPERGVTQSRARTQKDM; encoded by the coding sequence TTGCTGGGGGACGACGCGGAGCTGACCGCCGCGGTGCTCAGGGCGCAGGACGGGGACGAGGAAGCCTTCCGTACCGTCTACCGCGCTGTGCACCCACGCCTGCTCGGCTACATCCGGACACTGGTCGGCGAACCCGACACCGAGGACGTGGCCTCCGAGGCCTGGCTCCAGATCGCGCGCGACCTCGACCGCTTCGAGGGCGACGCCGACCGCTTCCGGGGCTGGGCCGCCCGCATCGCCCGCAACCGGGCCCTCGACCACATCCGGATGCGCGGCCGCAGGCCCGCGGGCGGCGGCGACGAGAGCGAGCTGGCCAACCGGCCCGCGGAGTCGGACACCGCCGACGAGGCGATGGAAGCGCTCGGCACCGGACGTACGATGGCGCTCATCGCCCAGCTCCCGCAGGACCAGGCCGAGGCCGTGGTCCTGCGCGTGGTGGTCGGCCTCGACGCGAAGAGCGCGGCGCTGACCCTGGGCAAACGGCCCGGCGCGGTGCGGACCGCCGCGCACCGGGGCCTGAAGCGGCTTGCTGAACTGCTCGGCGCGGACGGCCCCCCGGGGGATGTGGCCCAGGACGCGGAGGAGCTGGGTGCCGTGCCGTCGCAGCGTGCGCCGGAACGCGGTGTGACGCAATCGCGGGCCCGGACGCAGAAGGACATGTGA
- a CDS encoding methylmalonyl-CoA mutase family protein, with translation MARESESGLPIEPVYGPDALADWDPAEKLGEPGAYPFTRGVYPSMYTGRPWTMRQYAGFGTATESNARYKQLIANGTMGLSVAFDLPTQMGHDSDAPIASGEVGKVGVAIDSLDDMRVLFDGIPLDKVSTSMTINAPAALLLLMYQLVGEEQGVTADQLTGTIQNDVLKEYIARGTYIFPPKPSLRLIADIFKYCGAEIPKWNTISISGYHMAEAGASPAQEIAFTLADGIEYVRTAVAAGMDVDDFAPRLSFFFVARTTILEEVAKFRAARRIWARVMREEFGAKNPKSLMLRFHTQTAGVQLTAQQPEVNLVRVAVQGLAAVFGGTQSLHTNSFDEAIALPTDKSARLALRTQQVLAYETDVTATVDPFAGSYAVERMTDEVEEAALQLMRRVEDLGGAVGAIERGFQKGEIERSAYRVAQETDAGERVVVGVNRFRAETEDPYEPLRVDPAIEAQQAARLAALRAGRDRAAVDAALAELKQAAMGEDNVLYPMKTALKARATVGEVCDALREVWGTYVPTDAF, from the coding sequence ATGGCGCGCGAGTCTGAATCCGGTCTGCCCATCGAGCCGGTCTACGGGCCGGACGCCCTCGCCGACTGGGACCCCGCCGAGAAGCTGGGCGAGCCCGGCGCCTACCCCTTCACCCGTGGCGTCTACCCGTCGATGTACACCGGCCGCCCCTGGACCATGCGCCAGTACGCGGGCTTCGGCACCGCAACCGAGTCCAACGCCCGCTACAAGCAGCTCATCGCCAACGGCACCATGGGCCTCTCGGTCGCCTTCGACCTGCCGACCCAGATGGGCCACGACTCCGACGCGCCGATCGCCTCCGGCGAGGTCGGCAAGGTGGGCGTCGCCATCGACTCCCTGGACGACATGCGCGTCCTGTTCGACGGCATCCCGCTCGACAAGGTGTCGACGTCCATGACGATCAACGCCCCGGCGGCGCTGCTGCTCCTGATGTACCAGCTGGTCGGCGAGGAACAGGGCGTAACTGCCGACCAGTTGACCGGCACGATCCAGAACGACGTCCTGAAGGAGTACATCGCGCGGGGCACCTACATCTTCCCGCCGAAGCCCTCGCTGCGGCTGATCGCCGACATCTTCAAGTACTGCGGGGCCGAGATCCCCAAGTGGAACACGATCTCGATCTCCGGCTACCACATGGCCGAGGCCGGCGCCTCGCCCGCGCAGGAGATCGCGTTCACACTGGCCGACGGCATCGAGTACGTCCGCACGGCGGTCGCGGCCGGAATGGACGTGGACGACTTCGCGCCGCGCCTGTCCTTCTTCTTCGTGGCCCGCACCACGATCCTCGAAGAGGTCGCCAAGTTCCGTGCCGCGCGCCGGATTTGGGCCCGGGTGATGCGCGAGGAGTTCGGCGCGAAGAACCCCAAGTCGCTCATGCTGCGCTTCCACACCCAGACCGCGGGCGTGCAGCTCACCGCGCAGCAGCCCGAGGTCAACCTCGTGCGCGTCGCCGTCCAGGGCCTCGCGGCCGTGTTCGGCGGCACCCAGTCGCTGCACACCAACTCCTTCGACGAGGCGATCGCGCTGCCGACGGACAAGAGCGCGCGCCTTGCCCTGCGCACCCAGCAGGTCCTCGCTTACGAGACCGATGTGACCGCGACCGTGGACCCCTTCGCCGGGTCGTACGCGGTCGAGAGGATGACGGACGAGGTGGAGGAGGCGGCGCTCCAACTGATGCGGCGCGTCGAGGACTTGGGGGGCGCGGTCGGCGCGATCGAGCGGGGTTTCCAGAAGGGCGAGATCGAGCGCTCGGCCTACCGCGTCGCGCAGGAGACCGACGCGGGCGAGCGCGTCGTGGTCGGCGTCAACCGCTTCCGGGCCGAGACCGAGGACCCCTACGAGCCGCTGCGGGTGGACCCGGCGATCGAGGCCCAGCAGGCGGCCCGCCTCGCCGCGCTGCGGGCCGGCCGCGACCGGGCGGCGGTGGACGCGGCCCTGGCGGAGCTGAAGCAGGCGGCCATGGGCGAGGACAACGTCCTGTATCCGATGAAGACCGCCCTGAAGGCCCGGGCGACGGTCGGCGAGGTGTGCGACGCGCTGCGCGAGGTGTGGGGGACGTATGTGCCCACGGACGCGTTCTGA
- the sdhC gene encoding succinate dehydrogenase, cytochrome b556 subunit, whose amino-acid sequence MPAGTLYRGREGMWSWVAHRVTGVLIFFFLFVHVLDTALVRVSPEAYDKVVATYKTPIVACLEYGLVAAILFHALNGLRIIAVDFWAKGPRYQKQMLWTVVGVWVVLMICAILPVLGHAARELFGS is encoded by the coding sequence GTGCCGGCTGGAACGCTGTACCGCGGCCGGGAAGGAATGTGGTCCTGGGTGGCTCATCGAGTCACCGGCGTCCTCATTTTCTTCTTCCTGTTCGTCCACGTCCTCGACACCGCTCTCGTGCGCGTCTCCCCCGAGGCGTACGACAAGGTCGTGGCCACCTACAAGACGCCCATCGTCGCGTGTCTGGAATACGGCCTCGTCGCCGCCATCCTGTTCCACGCACTGAACGGCCTCCGCATCATCGCCGTCGACTTCTGGGCCAAGGGCCCGCGCTACCAGAAGCAGATGCTCTGGACCGTCGTCGGCGTCTGGGTCGTGCTGATGATCTGCGCGATCCTGCCGGTGCTCGGCCACGCCGCTCGTGAACTGTTCGGGAGCTGA